The following proteins are encoded in a genomic region of Reichenbachiella sp.:
- a CDS encoding THUMP-like domain-containing protein, with protein MSNSLVDILSPVPVREFIQAHLNDDPLALVLQSKKYPELPIREIAAQIQSRKKAQSKLPEWYANQKIIFPHGVSMEQCSSEETAKYKASLVEGKTVTDLTGGLGIDLYYLSQKFEQTNYIERSGELQVLAQHNFEALGVNDITQFHGTAEEYLKLEKEPADCYFIDPARRDDANQKVFQIEDCSPDLNLIIPLLLERKAEVLIKLSPLLDIHLALEVLPNVKEVHVVSVKNECKELLFRIVPDYEGPANRIAVNLMKKGKEQFTFSESQEEMTPSFSQPLNFLYEPNASIMKAGGFNAVSNAFAVNKLQRNSHLYTSELLIENFPGRAFKIIAQTVLNKKKLKPYLPQGKANITVRNYPLSVKDIRRKTGVKEGGEVYLFATKLMDGSLAALVCDKAQK; from the coding sequence ATGTCCAATTCACTCGTAGATATCCTTAGTCCCGTTCCTGTCCGGGAATTTATTCAGGCCCATCTGAATGATGACCCGCTAGCATTGGTGCTACAGTCAAAGAAATACCCGGAATTACCCATTCGGGAAATTGCCGCTCAAATCCAGTCGAGAAAAAAGGCACAATCCAAATTACCAGAGTGGTATGCTAATCAAAAAATAATATTTCCACACGGTGTATCCATGGAGCAATGTTCGTCCGAAGAGACGGCCAAATACAAAGCATCGCTAGTGGAGGGAAAGACCGTCACAGATTTGACTGGAGGATTGGGTATCGATTTGTACTATCTGTCTCAGAAATTTGAACAGACCAATTATATCGAGCGATCAGGTGAATTGCAGGTGCTGGCTCAACATAATTTTGAGGCGCTTGGGGTTAATGACATTACTCAATTTCATGGTACTGCTGAAGAGTATCTAAAACTGGAAAAGGAACCTGCAGACTGCTATTTTATTGATCCGGCTAGACGCGACGACGCCAATCAAAAAGTCTTTCAAATTGAAGATTGTTCGCCGGATTTGAACCTCATTATTCCGCTGCTTTTAGAACGCAAAGCAGAGGTGCTGATCAAATTGTCCCCATTGCTGGATATCCATTTGGCTTTGGAAGTACTGCCTAATGTGAAGGAAGTTCATGTTGTTTCTGTGAAGAATGAGTGCAAGGAGCTATTGTTTCGAATAGTACCTGACTATGAAGGCCCAGCGAATAGAATAGCAGTTAATTTGATGAAGAAAGGCAAGGAACAATTCACCTTTTCAGAAAGCCAGGAAGAAATGACACCATCCTTTAGTCAGCCGCTCAACTTTCTGTATGAACCAAATGCTTCCATTATGAAAGCAGGAGGTTTCAATGCTGTATCAAATGCTTTTGCGGTAAACAAGCTGCAGCGTAACTCACATCTCTATACTTCAGAGTTACTGATTGAAAATTTTCCTGGCCGCGCCTTTAAAATCATCGCCCAAACGGTTCTGAATAAGAAAAAACTCAAACCCTATTTGCCGCAAGGCAAGGCGAATATCACGGTTCGCAATTATCCGCTCTCAGTCAAAGACATCAGGCGAAAAACAGGTGTTAAAGAGGGTGGAGAAGTGTATCTTTTCGCAACGAAGCTGATGGATGGTAGTTTAGCTGCTTTGGTTTGTGACAAAGCTCAGAAGTAA
- a CDS encoding aspartate-semialdehyde dehydrogenase, with the protein MKLAVVGATGLVGSEILEVLKERNFEYDELMLVASARSVGKVIEYKGTAHTVIGLEDAVAAKPDIAIFSAGGGTSLEWAPKFAEVGTIVIDNSSAWRMDPSKKLIVPEINGSAIMIDDRIIANPNCSTIQMVLVLGPLHERYGINRVIVSTYQSVTGSGKGAVDQMMAERNGETPDMVYPHKIDMNVLPHIDVFQENGYTKEEMKMTNETVKILGDANVKVSATCVRIPTIGGHSESVNIEFDNPYDLAEVKEILSKVPGLVIQDDVANNVYPMPLTAHKKDEVFVGRIRKDESKENALNLWIVADNLRKGAATNAVQIAQYVTENNLVL; encoded by the coding sequence GTGAAATTAGCAGTAGTTGGAGCCACAGGATTAGTAGGATCGGAAATTCTCGAAGTCCTAAAAGAAAGAAATTTTGAATACGACGAATTGATGTTGGTCGCTTCCGCCCGATCAGTGGGTAAGGTGATTGAATACAAAGGAACAGCCCATACCGTTATAGGTCTGGAAGATGCAGTAGCAGCCAAGCCTGATATTGCTATTTTCTCTGCAGGCGGAGGAACCTCTTTAGAGTGGGCACCAAAATTTGCGGAGGTTGGCACGATCGTGATTGACAACTCTTCGGCCTGGAGAATGGACCCATCTAAAAAATTGATCGTGCCAGAGATCAATGGTTCAGCCATTATGATCGACGACAGAATCATCGCCAATCCTAATTGCTCTACGATCCAGATGGTATTGGTATTGGGTCCATTGCATGAAAGATATGGAATCAACCGTGTGATTGTATCTACCTACCAGTCGGTAACCGGATCGGGTAAAGGCGCAGTAGATCAGATGATGGCCGAACGAAACGGTGAGACACCTGATATGGTCTACCCACACAAAATTGACATGAATGTACTGCCTCATATTGATGTGTTTCAAGAAAATGGATACACCAAAGAGGAAATGAAAATGACTAACGAAACGGTCAAAATTTTAGGTGATGCAAACGTTAAAGTTTCTGCTACCTGCGTTCGTATCCCAACCATAGGCGGTCACTCAGAATCTGTCAATATTGAATTCGATAATCCTTATGATTTGGCCGAAGTGAAAGAGATTCTTTCTAAAGTGCCTGGTCTGGTAATTCAAGACGATGTGGCTAATAATGTCTACCCTATGCCATTGACTGCACACAAAAAGGATGAAGTCTTTGTAGGAAGAATCAGAAAGGACGAATCTAAAGAAAACGCACTGAACTTGTGGATCGTGGCAGATAACCTGAGAAAAGGAGCCGCTACCAATGCTGTTCAGATTGCTCAATATGTGACTGAGAACAACTTAGTACTCTAA
- a CDS encoding DUF5916 domain-containing protein, with protein sequence MIYRLTALLMCSLATLCFGGNNKTGNNQNFQLPIERIDAEVKLDGQLEESFWAELTPSSDFINKWPQDTGLAKAKTTVRLAYDANFLYVSAVCYQDMDELVIQSLKRDNTGAFWDSDGFSILLDPINTKTNGYLFGVNAGGAQVEATLTARGSSTNMDSNWDNKWFSSVSKHEDHWTVEMAIPFKTLRYNQHNKNWGINLVRNDMKRNVYSTWAHVPIEFDGIELGYFGTLNWDTPPAKTKGNMALIPYLSTARSKDHEEGEPVENDLGVGVDAKIALTSSLNLDLTVNPDFSNVDVDQQVTNVSRFSVFFPEKRGFFLENSDLFSDFGTWAVRPFFSRRIGIDEDNEPVPVAFGARISGNLTDGMRIGIMDVHTKASGDLSPTNYFVGSVQQRFFKRSSVKVLFNNKEDFPESELTERTYNRTGGAEFNYVSESGQLNASLKTHWSTTEEKLSNNQFIALNGTYRGENVRAGFSYSKVDENYIAEMGFTPRLKHYDAELDTTIRIGYQSINPWLGYVWNGNDETTFRSSEIFTWTVLEYNSEGELMSRRTSLNGGGIFQNNSRFWLGIMNRSVTLQVPADLIGGDTPLPVDQYDFTIFNTSFSTNQLKKVFSETEFNFGGFFNGTRIEFGQEVSLRAQPWGVFSINYRMNKIQLPEDYGETTLHLLGPKAEISLRNNMWWTTFLQYNTQDENFNINSRLQWRYKPMSDFFLVYSDNYATTDFKTKNRGLVFKLTYWLSI encoded by the coding sequence ATGATCTATCGACTGACTGCTCTATTGATGTGTAGCCTTGCTACACTCTGTTTTGGCGGTAATAATAAGACTGGCAACAATCAAAACTTTCAACTCCCAATTGAAAGAATTGATGCTGAGGTAAAACTCGATGGTCAGCTCGAAGAATCATTTTGGGCCGAATTGACCCCTTCATCCGATTTTATCAATAAATGGCCTCAAGATACTGGATTAGCTAAAGCAAAAACGACAGTTAGGCTTGCGTACGACGCTAATTTCCTCTATGTATCAGCGGTGTGCTACCAAGACATGGACGAGTTAGTAATTCAATCCCTAAAAAGAGATAATACTGGTGCCTTCTGGGATAGTGACGGATTCAGCATTCTCCTGGATCCAATCAATACGAAAACGAACGGCTATTTATTTGGAGTGAATGCTGGCGGGGCTCAGGTTGAAGCCACTTTAACAGCCCGAGGAAGCTCTACTAATATGGACTCCAATTGGGACAACAAATGGTTTTCTTCTGTAAGCAAACACGAAGATCACTGGACGGTTGAAATGGCTATACCTTTTAAAACCTTGAGATATAACCAACACAATAAAAACTGGGGAATCAATTTGGTGAGAAACGACATGAAAAGAAATGTCTACTCTACCTGGGCTCATGTTCCAATTGAATTCGATGGCATAGAGCTGGGGTATTTTGGTACGCTAAACTGGGATACACCTCCGGCCAAAACCAAAGGAAACATGGCATTGATTCCATACCTCTCAACTGCGCGCTCCAAGGACCACGAAGAGGGAGAACCGGTTGAAAATGATTTGGGCGTAGGGGTAGATGCGAAGATTGCGTTGACTTCTTCCCTCAATTTGGATCTGACCGTAAATCCTGATTTTTCTAATGTGGACGTCGACCAACAAGTAACCAACGTATCTCGATTCAGCGTATTTTTCCCAGAGAAAAGAGGCTTCTTCTTGGAGAATAGTGACCTATTCTCCGATTTTGGCACATGGGCAGTTCGTCCTTTCTTCTCTCGACGGATTGGAATAGATGAAGACAATGAACCCGTACCAGTCGCTTTTGGCGCAAGAATTTCGGGTAATTTAACCGATGGCATGCGTATCGGAATCATGGATGTGCATACTAAAGCTTCAGGAGATCTTAGTCCCACCAACTATTTTGTAGGAAGTGTCCAGCAAAGATTTTTTAAACGATCTTCGGTAAAAGTGCTCTTTAACAATAAAGAAGACTTTCCAGAAAGCGAACTTACGGAAAGAACCTATAATAGAACCGGAGGCGCGGAGTTCAACTATGTTTCAGAAAGCGGTCAACTGAACGCCTCATTGAAAACTCATTGGTCTACTACTGAGGAAAAATTGAGCAACAATCAGTTCATAGCTCTCAATGGCACATATCGCGGTGAGAATGTTAGAGCGGGGTTTAGCTATAGCAAAGTAGATGAAAATTACATCGCCGAAATGGGATTCACTCCAAGACTTAAACATTACGATGCGGAACTTGATACTACGATTAGGATCGGCTATCAATCCATAAATCCCTGGCTTGGCTATGTGTGGAATGGAAATGATGAAACTACTTTTAGGTCTAGCGAAATATTCACCTGGACCGTATTGGAATACAACTCGGAGGGAGAATTAATGAGTAGAAGAACATCTCTCAACGGAGGAGGAATTTTTCAAAACAACTCAAGGTTTTGGCTAGGTATCATGAACCGGTCGGTCACACTTCAGGTACCCGCTGATCTAATCGGAGGTGACACCCCGCTACCTGTAGATCAATATGATTTTACCATTTTCAATACCAGTTTTTCTACCAATCAACTGAAAAAGGTTTTTTCAGAAACCGAATTCAATTTCGGAGGTTTCTTCAATGGTACAAGAATAGAATTTGGTCAAGAAGTAAGCCTCAGAGCCCAACCTTGGGGAGTCTTCAGTATCAACTATCGGATGAATAAAATTCAGCTACCTGAAGACTATGGAGAAACTACCCTTCATTTGCTTGGCCCAAAAGCTGAGATAAGCTTAAGAAACAATATGTGGTGGACTACTTTTTTGCAATACAATACCCAAGACGAAAATTTCAACATTAACAGTCGCTTGCAGTGGAGATACAAGCCCATGTCAGATTTCTTTCTTGTTTATTCCGACAATTACGCCACTACGGACTTTAAAACAAAAAACCGAGGTCTGGTATTTAAGCTTACCTATTGGCTGAGTATTTAA
- a CDS encoding M4 family metallopeptidase, giving the protein MKRVLYTLLIVACVCYQGFAQDKSKTFIRLEASQGQMSKTELLRNQLRMNSSEEMKPLKTEDDQLGYRHEKFEHYYKGIRVEGSTYTIHSKNGVATHMTGNYATIAEVDINPQITGANALSAAKSATGASEFAWEANDGRTLATQDKPEGELVIVQNTSNGYKARLAYKFHILGNKPFVNAYVYIDAKTGEVVRYNSVIKHADAVGSGATRYSGTQTIHTDSNAGSYRLRDYSRGNGILTYDGTTATSANQTTGRPNGSSDYTDNNNSWTAGEYDNADKDNAALDAHFAAEATYDFFMSNFNRDSYDGNGASIESHVNTDIESVYGYPAGYNDNAFWTGYVMVYGKGNSLDPLTTVDITAHEIGHAFCTGTADLVYEKESGAMNEGLSDIWGACVEYYVNQNYGLNKDLWNLGTEIGQTFRSMSNPKAYGDPDTYGGTNWVSQNCTPSNQNDYCGVHTNSGVTNHWFYVLVAGETDTNDNNDSYSVTGIGVDDAAAIVWRTESVYLNTNSDYADFRTYSIQSAVELFGSGSAQEIAVTNSWYAVGVGSEYVQTCSLAAPGNLASSSINDNGFTLSWSAVSGAASYTVTVGGSSTNVSGTSHVATGLNTGTQYSCSVVANCGSGGSGLSSNLNVTTTGTPPLNYCSSNGNSTSDEYIGRVQLNTIDNATGASSGGYGDYTTQSTSLTKGDAYTITITPTWSGTVYNEAYSVWIDYNQDGDFADAGEQVYSQAASQTSPVSGSFTVPTGATNGNTRMRVSMKYNGIPTSCESFQYGEVEDYTINVVTGSADTEAPSAPTSLAASNITQTTLTLNWNASTDNVGVTGYDVYQGATNIGTVTTNSANITGLTAATSYSFTVRAKDLAGNVSDASNAVNVTTQSAGMSCSSTTSIPYSEGFESGFGAWTNQSGDDLDWTRRTGSTPSSSTGPSSASEGSYYMYVEASSPNYPSKVTRIESPCYDLSGESAANFSFKYHMYGTNMGTLTLEATTDGNNWSSVWSQSGNKGNSWLTADVNMDTYTGDVVKLRFVGVTGSSYRGDMAVDDIAFSAGSTGGTTNVTLTMTFDNYPEETSWSIMSGSTTIASGGTYASQADGSTLNVNVELADGCYSLVMNDAYGDGMCCSYGSGSYSLTDGSTTLASGGSFGSSETTPFCVGGASFTAYGFGGSSPSSVGTPVSVDMYPNPVVGYFLNIVTTRDEVSYRITNLMGKRISSGQLENSKVDVSTLKSGVYLLQLVNKGGKSVIKKFTKE; this is encoded by the coding sequence ATGAAAAGAGTGTTATACACCCTTTTGATAGTGGCATGTGTCTGCTATCAAGGATTTGCTCAAGACAAATCCAAAACCTTTATCCGGCTAGAAGCTAGCCAAGGACAAATGTCCAAAACTGAATTGTTGAGAAATCAACTGCGCATGAATTCCTCGGAAGAGATGAAACCTCTTAAGACAGAGGATGACCAGCTGGGCTATCGCCACGAGAAATTTGAACACTATTATAAAGGCATAAGAGTAGAAGGATCGACTTATACCATCCACTCTAAAAATGGAGTGGCGACTCATATGACTGGTAATTATGCAACGATAGCTGAGGTAGATATCAACCCTCAGATTACCGGAGCTAATGCTTTGAGTGCCGCCAAGTCAGCGACTGGTGCTAGTGAATTTGCCTGGGAGGCCAATGACGGAAGAACGCTAGCTACTCAGGACAAACCTGAAGGAGAGTTGGTTATTGTGCAAAATACTTCCAATGGTTACAAAGCACGTCTGGCCTATAAGTTTCACATTTTGGGTAACAAACCCTTCGTGAATGCTTATGTCTATATCGATGCTAAGACTGGAGAAGTTGTGAGATACAACAGTGTGATCAAACATGCGGATGCTGTGGGGTCAGGGGCTACGCGCTACAGCGGTACACAAACTATTCATACAGATAGCAATGCAGGTAGCTACAGGTTGAGAGATTACTCTAGAGGCAATGGTATTTTGACTTATGACGGAACTACTGCTACGAGTGCCAATCAAACCACAGGAAGACCTAATGGATCTTCGGACTATACCGACAACAATAATAGTTGGACGGCTGGAGAGTATGACAATGCCGATAAAGACAACGCGGCATTAGACGCACATTTTGCTGCGGAGGCCACCTATGATTTCTTTATGAGCAATTTCAACAGAGACAGTTATGATGGAAATGGCGCTTCAATAGAGAGTCATGTGAACACAGACATTGAGTCTGTATATGGTTACCCAGCAGGGTACAATGACAATGCTTTTTGGACAGGCTATGTGATGGTGTATGGTAAGGGAAATAGCCTAGATCCATTAACTACAGTGGATATTACCGCTCATGAAATTGGCCACGCGTTTTGTACAGGTACAGCTGATTTGGTTTATGAAAAAGAGTCGGGAGCAATGAACGAGGGGCTTAGCGACATTTGGGGAGCTTGTGTCGAGTATTATGTCAATCAAAATTATGGATTGAACAAAGACCTTTGGAACCTAGGGACTGAAATTGGGCAAACCTTCAGATCTATGTCGAACCCAAAAGCTTATGGAGATCCAGATACTTATGGTGGAACTAACTGGGTGAGCCAAAACTGTACGCCTAGTAATCAAAATGACTACTGTGGGGTACACACGAATAGTGGCGTAACCAACCACTGGTTTTATGTCTTAGTCGCTGGAGAGACAGATACTAATGATAACAATGACTCTTATAGCGTAACGGGTATAGGAGTGGATGATGCAGCTGCGATCGTTTGGAGAACAGAGTCTGTTTATCTTAATACCAATTCTGATTACGCAGATTTCAGGACTTACTCTATACAATCTGCTGTAGAATTATTTGGTTCAGGATCAGCGCAGGAAATAGCCGTAACGAATTCATGGTATGCTGTTGGTGTTGGTTCCGAGTATGTTCAAACTTGTTCATTGGCTGCACCAGGCAATTTAGCTTCGTCAAGTATTAATGACAATGGCTTTACGTTGTCATGGAGTGCCGTTTCAGGAGCAGCCTCGTATACCGTTACGGTAGGAGGTTCTTCAACTAATGTTTCTGGTACTAGTCATGTTGCCACTGGATTAAATACAGGGACACAGTATTCTTGCTCCGTAGTAGCCAATTGTGGTAGTGGAGGAAGTGGACTATCGTCTAATCTTAATGTAACCACCACAGGAACACCACCATTAAACTATTGTTCTTCAAATGGAAATAGTACTTCTGATGAATACATAGGTAGAGTGCAGTTAAATACCATCGACAATGCTACGGGTGCATCATCAGGTGGTTATGGAGATTACACTACTCAATCGACGAGTTTAACCAAAGGTGACGCGTATACGATAACCATTACGCCAACTTGGTCGGGTACTGTTTATAATGAAGCCTACTCTGTCTGGATTGATTACAATCAAGATGGAGATTTTGCAGATGCTGGAGAGCAGGTTTATTCTCAAGCCGCTTCGCAAACTTCTCCTGTCAGTGGATCATTTACAGTTCCTACTGGCGCGACTAATGGTAATACTCGAATGAGAGTGTCCATGAAGTATAACGGTATCCCAACTTCTTGTGAGTCTTTTCAATATGGTGAAGTAGAAGACTATACTATCAATGTAGTAACTGGCTCTGCGGATACAGAAGCACCTTCGGCTCCAACTAGTTTGGCTGCCTCAAATATTACTCAGACCACTCTTACACTCAATTGGAATGCCTCTACGGATAATGTCGGTGTCACTGGTTATGACGTATATCAAGGCGCCACTAATATTGGAACTGTAACAACTAATTCTGCAAATATTACTGGATTAACTGCTGCTACCTCTTATTCTTTTACCGTCAGAGCCAAGGATTTGGCTGGCAATGTTTCTGATGCGAGCAATGCGGTAAACGTAACTACCCAGAGTGCAGGAATGAGTTGTTCATCTACTACTAGCATACCTTATAGCGAAGGATTCGAGTCTGGTTTTGGTGCCTGGACAAATCAAAGCGGAGATGATCTGGACTGGACTAGAAGAACGGGGTCTACACCATCAAGTAGCACAGGGCCAAGCAGCGCATCTGAAGGAAGTTACTATATGTATGTAGAAGCATCTAGCCCGAATTATCCAAGTAAGGTGACCCGAATTGAAAGTCCTTGTTATGATTTGTCAGGAGAGTCAGCTGCTAATTTCTCATTTAAATACCATATGTATGGAACTAACATGGGAACCCTTACACTTGAAGCTACTACTGACGGAAATAACTGGTCATCCGTATGGTCGCAATCAGGCAACAAAGGAAATAGCTGGTTAACTGCAGATGTCAATATGGATACTTATACGGGAGACGTTGTTAAACTAAGATTTGTTGGTGTAACGGGTTCAAGTTACAGAGGAGATATGGCTGTAGACGATATTGCCTTCTCTGCTGGAAGTACGGGAGGTACTACAAACGTTACATTAACTATGACCTTTGATAATTATCCAGAAGAGACCAGTTGGTCTATTATGAGTGGAAGCACTACGATAGCCTCTGGTGGCACTTACGCTTCACAGGCGGATGGCTCTACCTTGAATGTCAATGTCGAATTGGCGGATGGATGCTATAGTTTAGTGATGAATGATGCCTATGGCGATGGTATGTGCTGCAGCTATGGCAGTGGCTCATATAGTTTGACTGACGGAAGTACCACTTTAGCTTCTGGTGGGTCGTTTGGTTCAAGTGAAACCACTCCTTTCTGTGTAGGCGGAGCAAGCTTTACTGCGTATGGTTTTGGAGGTTCATCACCGTCTTCGGTAGGTACTCCGGTCAGTGTGGATATGTACCCTAATCCAGTGGTTGGATATTTCTTAAATATCGTAACGACTAGAGATGAAGTGTCTTATAGAATCACGAACCTAATGGGTAAGAGAATTTCCAGTGGACAACTAGAGAACAGTAAAGTAGATGTAAGCACCTTAAAATCAGGTGTATACTTGCTTCAATTGGTTAATAAAGGAGGAAAATCTGTAATCAAAAAGTTCACAAAAGAATAA
- the ygiD gene encoding 4,5-DOPA dioxygenase extradiol, producing the protein MKRGKFLKLLATTPMVGMSLKTWTKQIEDISESEKMPTLFVGHGNPMNAILENDITRGWQEMGKGLKPKAILCISAHWQTKGTMVTMTPKPRTIHDFGGFPKALFDVQYPAPGSPEMAAEVIQEVKKTTVEEDHEWGLDHGTWSVLIKMFPEADVPVFQLSLDYKQGPQYHYELAQELKALRKKGVLIVGSGNIIHNLRMARWDSDEPYDWALNFDQKTKEWIENNDYSTLINYSKIGQEAMLSIPTNEHYLPMLYTLALRDEKETLTFFNESILMGSMAMRSFVIGS; encoded by the coding sequence ATGAAAAGGGGTAAGTTTTTAAAACTATTAGCAACAACACCTATGGTAGGAATGTCACTAAAGACCTGGACTAAGCAAATAGAAGATATTAGCGAAAGCGAAAAAATGCCAACACTTTTTGTGGGCCATGGTAATCCTATGAATGCCATTTTAGAGAATGATATAACGCGTGGCTGGCAGGAAATGGGAAAGGGACTTAAACCTAAGGCGATTCTTTGTATTTCAGCTCACTGGCAAACTAAAGGCACCATGGTGACCATGACGCCTAAACCCAGAACTATTCATGATTTTGGAGGTTTCCCGAAGGCGCTATTTGATGTGCAATATCCAGCACCCGGTTCGCCGGAAATGGCGGCCGAAGTGATTCAGGAAGTGAAGAAAACAACGGTAGAAGAAGACCACGAATGGGGACTGGATCACGGCACTTGGTCGGTTTTGATCAAAATGTTTCCAGAAGCGGATGTGCCTGTATTCCAGCTTAGTCTGGACTATAAGCAAGGCCCTCAGTATCATTATGAGTTAGCTCAAGAGCTGAAAGCGTTGAGAAAGAAGGGGGTTTTAATTGTAGGTAGTGGGAATATCATTCATAATTTGAGAATGGCGAGATGGGATTCTGATGAGCCTTATGATTGGGCATTGAATTTTGATCAGAAGACTAAGGAGTGGATCGAGAATAACGATTATTCTACCTTGATTAATTATTCAAAAATAGGACAAGAAGCCATGCTATCGATTCCTACCAATGAGCATTATTTACCCATGCTCTACACGCTGGCACTTCGAGATGAAAAAGAAACACTTACCTTTTTCAACGAATCTATTCTGATGGGATCAATGGCCATGAGATCTTTTGTGATTGGATCATAG